In Notamacropus eugenii isolate mMacEug1 chromosome 1, mMacEug1.pri_v2, whole genome shotgun sequence, one genomic interval encodes:
- the LOC140526330 gene encoding N-formyl peptide receptor 2-like, with amino-acid sequence MAWNGSSQEILVPWGLETQTYMVLPMENMTILLQDSSLAPSDTAVDSPHPGWAALDILCIIIYGVTFFMGTVGNALVIWVAGFRMPHTVNTVWFINLAIADFVFCLSVPLNMTLVILHRHWPFGRTLCKLHGAINNLNLFASVFLVSLLSVDRCVTVLWPLWAKKHRRPHLAALGAMGAWIMALPFCGISLMIKDTITYQGVTYCYNNYDVWNETHGNYELWQKIAIPRYYALIIIHLVCGFVGPMVVIVVCYGLISVKLWQNQLASSRRSFRVLMAVVVAFFLCWLPFHVFQWAEFISSLKNHQVLYTTVQQLGAIVTSLAFLNSCLNPVLYVFTRYDFREQLLYSLPTAMKRALTDKS; translated from the coding sequence GTCCTTCCCATGGAAAACATGACAATATTGCTCCAGGATAGCTCCTTAGCACCATCAGACACAGCTGTTGACTCCCCTCACCCAGGCTGGGCTGCTCTTGACATCCTGTGCATAATCATCTATGGAGTAACATTCTTCATGGGTACTGTTGGAAATGCACTTGTCATCTGGGTGGCCGGCTTCCGTATGCCTCATACTGTCAACACTGTGTGGTTTATCAACCTTGCTATTGCTGACTTTGTTTTCTGCCTCTCCGTACCTCTCAACATGACCCTTGTGATTCTGCACAGACACTGGCCATTTGGTCGGACTCTCTGCAAGCTCCATGGTGCCATAAATAACCTCAACCTCTTTGCTAGTGTCTTCCTAGTGTCTCTCCTTTCTGTGGACCGCTGTGTCACTGTCCTTTGGCCCCTTTGGGCCAAGAAACATCGAAGACCACATCTGGCAGCCCTTGGGGCCATGGGAGCCTGGATCATGGCCCTTCCCTTCTGTGGCATCTCACTGATGATCAAGGACACAATTACATACCAAGGTGTCACCTACTGCTACAACAACTATGATGTCTGGAATGAAACCCATGGGAACTATGAGCTGTGGCAAAAGATTGCCATCCCTCGGTACTATGCCCTTATCATCATCCATTTAGTGTGTGGCTTTGTGGGACCGATGGTTGTCATTGTGGTCTGTTATGGCCTGATAAGTGTCAAGCTTTGGCAGAATCAACTTGCATCATCTAGAAGGTCCTTTCGGGTCCTCATGGCTGTGGTTGTTGCCTTCTTCCTCTGCTGGCTGCCCTTTCATGTGTTCCAGTGGGCAGAATTCATCTCCTCCTTGAAGAATCATCAGGTCCTCTATACCACTGTCCAGCAACTGGGTGCAATTGTCACTTCCCTGGCCTTCTTGAACAGCTGCCTCAACCCAGTACTTTATGTATTCACTAGGTATGATTTCCGGGAACAGCTTCTCTACTCTCTGCCAACAGCCATGAAACGAGCCTTGACTGACAAATCATAA